The Candidatus Eisenbacteria bacterium nucleotide sequence GACGGTAGGAGGCCCGACGAGATCCGCCCGATCCGTTGCGAGGTGGGAGTGCTGCCCCGCACGCACGGCTCGGCGCTCTTCACCCGGGGCCAGACGCAGGCCCTCGTGGTCACGACCCTGGGGACCTCCACCGACGAGCAGAAGATCGAGGAGCTGATGGGGCAGTCCTGGAAGACCTTCATCCTGCACTACAACTTCCCGCCCTTCAGCGTGGGGGAGGTCCGGCCGAACCGCGGGCCCGGCAGGCGCGAGGTCGGGCACGGGGCGCTGGCCGAACGCGGTCTGACGGCGATCGTTCCTTCCAACGAGTCGTTCCCCTACACGATCCGCGTCGTCTCCGACATCCTCGAATCGAACGGGTCCTCCTCGATGGCATCTGTCTGCGGCGGAAGCCTCGCCTTGATGGACGCAGGCGTCCCGGTCAAGGGTCCGGTGGCCGGAATCGCGATGGGTCTCGTCTCCGACGGGTCCAGGGCGGTCGTCCTCTCCGATATCCTCGGCATCGAGGATCACCTGGGCGACATGGACTTCAAGGTCACCGGCACGGCGGACGGCATCACGGCGATCCAGATGGACAACAAGGTCGGGGGGCTCACGCTGGCGGTGCTGGAGCAAGCGCTCGAGCAAGCCCGCAAGGGACGGCTCCACATACTCGAGATCATGAACCAGACGCTGCCCAAGTCGCGGGAGGAGATCTCGCAGTACGCGCCGCGCATCCTGGTCATCCAGATCGATCCCGACAAGATCCGCGACGTGATCGGGCCGGGCGGGAAGATGATCAAGAAGATCACCGAAGACACGGGCGCGACGATCGATATCGAGGACACCGGCCAGATCAAGATCGCTTGCATCGACGCGGCCGAGGCGCAACGCGCGGTCGACATCATCCGCAGTCTCACCGAGGATCCGGAGATCGGCCGGATCTACAGGGGAAAGGTGAAGAGGATCGTCAACTTCGGCGCCTTCGTGGAGATCCTCCCGGGCCGCGACGGCTTGATCCACATATCCGAGCTCGAGAACCACCGGGTCGCGCGCGTCGAGGACGTCGTCAAGGAAGGCGATCTCGTTCTCGTGAAGGTGATCGGAGTCGACGAGGAAGGGAAGATCCGCCTCTCGCGCAGGGCGGCCCTCCCCGCCGTGGCCGGGAAGGCATAGTCCCGCGCGGGACAAGCGGGACAGCGGTCCACCGGAGAAGCCGCGTGCGGTTCATACGCAAGCTGGATCGAATACGCCCAAACGAGACGGTCCGCAAGGCGATTCTACCCGGCGGGCTCACGATCCTCGTCGAGGAAGTGCCCCAGGTCCACAGCCTCACCCTCGGGGTGTGGATCCGGACGGGGTCGCGCGACGAGCCGGCCGATCTGTCCGGGATCTCCCACTTCATCGAGCACATGGTCTTCAAGGGAACGCGCAGCCGGAGCGCGCTCCAGATCGCCAAGAAGATGGAGGCGGTGGGCGGCCAGCTCGACGCCTTCACGTCGCGCGAGCAGACCTGCTACTACGCCCGCGTGTTCGACGAACACCTCGACATCGCCATGGAGACGATGGGCGATCTGCTCCTGAATCCCCTCTTCAGCAGGGATCTGGTGGATCGCGAGCAAGGCGTGATCGCCGAAGAGATCGAGAGCTACGACAACAACCCGGAGGAGCAGGTCCACGATCTCATCTCGGCGGAGATCTGGCCGAATCACCCTCTGGGACGGCCCATCCTGGGTAGCCGCCAGACGATCTCCCGCTTCGGAAGCCGGACTCTGCGTCGCTACCACCAGGAGCGCTACACGGCCCCGAACGTCGTCGTCGCCGCCTCGGGCCACGTCTCGTTCGACAGGGTGATGGAGCTCGCGAGCAGGCATCTCGCCTTCCCCCCCGGCGCCGCCCCCAACGGCCGCTTTCCCCTGACTCGCTTTCGTTCGCGCGCGGTGCGCCACGAGAAGGACGTGAGCCAGGTCTCCCTCTGCCTCGCGGGGCGGGGCCCCTCCTACCACGACGAGGACCGGCACGCGCTGGCGGTCGTCAACATGATCCTGGGGGCGGGCGTCAGCTCGCGCCTGTTTCAGAAGATCAGGGAGGACGAAGGGCTCGCCTACACCGTCTATTCCTTCATGGATGTCCTGCGCGACACAGGACTCTTCGGCATCTACCTGGGAGTCGCGCCGGAGAAGGCGCGAACCGTTCTGGCGCTCGCCTGCCGGGAGATCGCCAAGCTCAAGAGGGGAGGGATCCGCCGCTGGGAGCTCGAGAGCGCCAAGGCCCAGCTCCTGATGTCCCACCTCCTGAGCTACGAGTCCACCTACGAGAGGATGAACCGGATCGCCATCAATGAGATCTGCTACGGGCGCCAGTCCTCTCTCGAGAGCGTGATCGAGCGCGTGCAGGCGATCGATCGGGACGAGGTGGAGGCGGCGCTCGATCGATATCTCAGGCCGCGGCGGTTCGGTCTGATCACCTTGGGGCCTGCGGGCAAGGACTACCCGGGTGAAGGCGACTGGGACTTCTGACGGCCGCGGGAGTCGCGGTCGGGGCGCCGCCGGGAAGGGCGTCTCGATCGGCGTGCAGCGCCTGCGCCCCCTGGCCCTGCTGCCGGTGCGGATGTCGGCCGGCGCCTCGGGGTGGGATCTCTCCGCCTGCCTCGAATCCCCCCTGAGTCTCGAACCAGGACGCTGGGCCGTTGTACCAACAGGGATTGCCCTCGGGCTGCCGATGGGATATGAGGCGCAGGTGAGGGCGCGCAGCGGCCTGGCGGCCCGCTGCGGGATCGGCCTGTTGAACGCGCCCGGGACGGTCGACTCCGACTACAGGGGGGAGATCTGCGTGATCCTGATGAACTGGGGCCCGGAGAGATTCGAGATCAAACACGGAGATCGCATCGCGCAGCTGGTCTTCATGAAGACGGCGCCCGTTCGTCTGGCATGGATCGGGCAGGTGGATGAGACCGATCGCGGGGCGGGCGGTTTCGGGCACACCGGCATCGGGCGCGGGACTCGGAAGAGCCCGTGATCCCGCATCTGGCCCTGTCCGTGGGGATGATCCTCCTGGCCGCCGCCCCCGGCGCGGGGGATGCCGGCGCGGCGGGAGATCCTCGCGAGAAGCTCTCGACCGACAGCCTCCTCATCCTCCTCGGCGACCAGCCGCGCTCGCCAGGCTTGAGAGACCTCGCGCAGAGGGACCCGCGTCGGTCCGCCCGGGAGGCAGCCGCCGGGCACGAGGCGATCCGGATCGGCGAGAAGCTCACCTTCTCGGTTCGCTACGGGATGATCAGGGCGGGAGAGGCGACCATGGAGGTCGCGGACACGACGAGCGCCTTCGGCCATCCCTGCTACCACGTCGTCTCCCGGGCGCGCAGCAACAGCGTCTTCGACACGATCTACAAGGTGCGGGACGTGGTCGAGACCTGGATGGACAGGGAGCGCCTCTTCAGCCGGCGGTTTCGGAAGTCGCTGCGCGAGGGGAGCTACCGCGCCACACAGGATGTGGAGATGGACCAGGAGAACGGATTCGCCCGCTACCAGGATGGCCGGGTGTTCGAGCTGGTCCGCGGCGCGCACGATGTCCTCTCCGGCTTCTACTACGTTCGCACGCTCGACCTCGAAGTCGGCCAGGAGATCTGGCTGGAGAGCCACGCCGATCGGAAGAACTACCCCCTGAAGGTGCTCGTCATGGGCCGGGAGAGGATCGACTCTCCCGTCGGGGAGTTCGATTGCCTCAAGCTCGAGCCGATGCTCCGCACCCCGGGGCTCTTCAAGCACGAGGGGAAGCTGACGATCTGGCTGACCGACGACGAGAGGAAGATGCCGATCCTCATGAAGAGCAAGGTGCCGGTCGTCGGATCGATCAGTGTCGTCCTCACGAGCTACGAGAGGCCCCGATGAGCCGCTATCCGGAGCTCGATCTGCGACGCGTGCGCTCTCACTCGATGAAGGAGCGGCGGAGCCTTGTCGCGGCGCCGGCCTTCTACCGTCCGCCCGCAGGATCGTCGAGCTTCCGGTCCTTCTGGGACTCCCTGCCCGAGATCCTCGGCGCGGCCGACCTCAAGGCAGTCGCTCGCGCGATGCTCGCCTCCCGCGAGAAGGGGCGCCCCGTCATCGCTCTGTGCGGGGCGCACGTGCTGAAGACCGGGCTGGGGCCGGGGCTGATCCGCCTGATCGAGCGCGGCATCCTGACCGGCGTGGCCACCCATGGCGCGGGAGCGATCCACGACGCCGAGCTCGGCCTCTGGGGCCGGACCTCGGAGGATGTGGCCGAGGGGCTGCATCGAGGCCGATTCGGGATGGTCCGGGAGACCGCCGACTTCGTGAACGCGGCCGCCCGGCAGGCATGCGAACGGGGGGAAGGGATGGGCGAGGCGCTCGGGCGAGCGCTTCTCTCGGCCGATCGCGGCACGAGGCGGCGGAGCGTCCTGGCGGCGGCCTACGCCGCGGGCGCGCCGGCGACCGTCCATGTCGCCATCGGGACCGATGTCGTGCACCAGCATCCATCCTTCGACGGCGCGGCGGCGGGCGAGTCCTCGGCGAGGGACTTCCGCATCCTGGCGGCGCAGCTCTTCAGGATCCCAGGCGGGACGGTGCTCAATCTCGGCTCGGCGGTCCTGCTGCCGGAAGTCTTTCTCAAGGCCTTCTCGGTCGCTCGGAACCTGGGCGGCTCGGCCAGGGGAATGACCACTGCGACCTTCGATTTCATGAAGCAGTACCGGGCGATGGAGAACGTCGTCCGGCGGCCGACCCTGGGCGTGGGTCGCGGGTATTATCTCGTCGGACATCACGAAATACTCTTGCCCCTGCTTTTCCATGCCTGTCTGACCGGCGCGGGTCGCGCGAGCGGTTCGCGCCGGCCGGCGAGAGACAAACCCTTGAAGGGCAAGACTGTAACGGCCGATAGAACCCGCGACAAGGGTGATCGACGCCTCTGACGTCGTTGACGCTTGGAGCGGCGGGTGTTATGGTGCCTAGTGCTCCAGCATGGAAGCGGCCGGCGCGCGTGGGGGGACCGGCGGCGATCCCAAAGATAGGAGAACGTGCGCGTTCGAGCGTCAGTTCCCAAGGAAGGGATGGAGTTGCGACATCTCCTCGCGATGGTCCTCGCGGTCGCGGCCGCGGCACCTCTGCTTGCGGGCTGCGGCGGATCGAGGCCCCCGGCGCCTGTTCCGTATACTTCCCCCGCGCCCGAGACCTCCGCGATCGAGCCGGAGATCGATGCCTACAAGATCCTCGTCCACGACGAGCTGACCACTGTCGTGATCGGGCACCCGGAGCTCTCCGGCCCGGCCAGGGTCCTTCCGGACGGAACGATGACGGTTCCCGGGGTCGGCTCCCTCTACGTCCTCGGCCTGTCGGTCGGGGAGGCGACCGAGAAGGTCAACGAGGCGATCGCGACCCTCGTCCGTTTCCCCCAGGCGACCGTCAGCGTGACCAACTACGGGGAGAGGCGGATCTTCGTGATGGGAGAGGTCACGATCCCCGGCGATCACGCCTTCCATCGCGAGATGACGGCGATGGCGGCGATCGCCCAGGCGGGGGGATTCAACGATCAGGCCAAGCGGAGCAGCGTCGTGGTCCTGCGCCGGACGGGGGCAGCAGACGCGGCCGCCTTCCGCCTGGACGCGCGCTCGATCCTCGACGGGAAGGATCTCGCGCAGGACATCAAGCTCCGCCCCTTCGACATCGTCTACGTGCCGAAGACCTTCATCGCGAGCCTCGATGTGCTCGTCAACCAGTACTTCGCGCGACTGACTCCGCCCTTCACGCTGTATCTGGAAGGATGGAACTCCTTCCACGCGGACGACACGAACATCAGGTTCGTCGCGAGGTAGGGGAGGAGGCATGAGCGAGGGACTCCGGCGGGAGAGGGAGACGACACTGCGCGACGTCGCGGCGATCATCTTCCGTCGCAAGGGGATCTTGCTGACGATCCTCTTCGCGGCTCTGGCCGGGATCGTCTGGGTCAACGCCAGGACCCCGTCGACCTACCTCTCGACCGCGCGTCTTCTCATCAGCCGCGGCGAGCCGGAGAGCGTCTACTCGTCGCGCTACAGGGTCCTCTCGTGGGAGGAGGAGCTCAACTCCGAGATCGAAGTGATCGGCAGCGCCGCCCTGGGCGAGCGGACGCAGAAGATCCTCAAGCAGACCGGGGCGGTCGACTCCCGCGGCCTGCCGGTGCGGTTCGAGGCGACCCGTGTCTCCACGACGACGACGGGGAAATCGAGCGTCCTGATCGTCAGCTACAGGGGTGTCGATCCGGTCGAGGCGCGGGAGGCCCTTCGCGCCCTCACGCGCGCCTACATCGACTGGCGCGCCGAGGAGAAGTCCCTGCCTGTCGTCGACGGTTTCTTCCAGGAGGAGCTTGAGAGCCTCCGCGACCGCCTCGCGGAGTGGGAGCAGCGACGCGCCGATTTCATGACGGAAGAGGGGATCGTCAACATCTCGGGGGAGCGGGAGAGCCTGCTGCGCCAGAAGGAGGACATCTCCTTCCAGCTCTCCCAAGCGAGGGTGCGCCTCTCGGACTTCAACGCGCGACTCGAGGCGATCCGCGCCTTGATTCAGGACCGGCGGGCCGGCTCGGACATAGAGATCTCCGGCATCGGAGACGCCGAGTACAGCGACGACCAGCTGCTGCTCAACCTGCGCCGGGAGCTGACGACGCGGCGGGCCGAGTACCTGGAGAAGCGCGGCAGCTTCACCGACGAGCATCCGGAGGTCAAGGCGGCGAAGGAAGTCGTGACGGAGCTCGAGCTGGAGTTCGATCACGAGATGAGCAACTACGCCCGCCTCCTGGAGGCCAGGATCGACGTGGCGCAGGCGCGCGTCAACTCCCTGGTCGCCACCCTTCGGGCGCTCGATGAGCAGACCTACGGCCTGCCCGACAAGGAGGCGCGCCTCTCGCAGTACGACCGGATCATCGAGGCCCTGCGGAAAGACTACTCGACGATGGTCGAGAGGCAGGTCACCGCGAAGGCCGAGAATACGGGGAGACCGGAGTGGAAGGTCATCCTTCTGCAATCGGCCAGCGAGGGGGCCAAGGAGCGGACCCGCGACTATGTCCGCTTCACGCTGATCCCCCTCTTCGGGCTCCTGATCGGGCTCGCCTTCGCCTTCATCATCGACGGACTCGATCACTCCTTGAAGGACCCGGCCGAGACGGAGCACCACCTCGGCCTTCCGGTCCTCGGGTCGATCTCGAGGATCCGCTAGAGGCACGCCATGTACGAAGCGCACTTTGGATTCCGGGAGCCGCCCTTCCAGATCACGCCCGATCCACGTTTCCTGTTCCTGACGCGATCGCACCGAGACGCGCTGGCCTACCTCACGCGCGGGATCGCGGAGCGCAAGGGGATCCTGGTCCTGACCGGAGAGGTCGGCGTCGGCAAGACCCTGATGGTCCGCACCCTGATCGATCGTCTCCCGCCGGGGGTCGAGACCGCGGTCGTCATGAACGCGCGCCTGAGCTTCAAGCACCTGCTCTACCTGGCGCTGCTCGACTTCGGGATCCAGCCCAGGGCGCGGACCAAGGTCGAGCTGCTCCTGGCGCTGCAGGAGTTTCTCCTCAACCTCGGCCGCAGGGACGGCACGGCCCTCTTGATCGTGGACGAGGCGCAGACGCTGTCGACGAGGAGCCTCGAGGAGTTCCGGCTCCTCTCGAACCTGGAGACGAGCACGCAGAAGATGTTCCAGATCCTCCTCGTGGGGCAGCCGGAGCTGAAGGCGACCCTGAGCCTTCACTCCCTGCGCCAGTTGAGGCAGCGGATTCCCGGCATCTGCGACGTATCCTCGCTTCCGCCCGACAGCGTCGCCGAGTACGTCGAGCACCGTCTGAACGTCGCCGGCGGAGGGCGTGTCAGCGGCCTCTTCAGCCCGGAGGCGCTGGAGCAGGTGGCCCGCTTCTCCAAGGGGATTCCCCGCCTGGTCAATCAGGCGTGCGATCGCTCCCTCATGGTCGGCTACGCATCCGGGGCCGATCGGATCGAACGGGAGCATGTCCAGGAGGCGGTGCGCGGTCTGGAAGACGGCTATCTCGCCCCGCACGCCGCGGCGATCGAAAGCATCGGGACCTAGGGGCGCGATGAGCAACATCTTCGACGCGCTGAAGCGGAGAGAGAGACGAAGGGAGGCCGCCCCCGCGGAGGGCGCGATCCCGCTCGATCCTGTCGACCGCGCAGAGGTCGAGCCCGCCGCCCCCCTCAATTTCAGGATCTCCCGCGAGCTGCAGCGGCTCAGGGATCGGGTCGATGTCGAACTCCCCAGGACGCGCCGCCGCGTTCTGGCCGTGGCGGCGGCCGTGGCGGGCGAGGGGGCATCGACCGTTTGCCTGCAGCTTGCCCGGAGCATGAGCACTGAGGGACAGGGGAAGGTCCTCCTGATCGATGCCGACCTCGATCGCGCGGCCCTCACCCTGACCGGCGCCATCCATGCGGCGGAGGGGCGCCCCGGGCTGCTCGATGTCCTCGCTGGATCGGTCGAGCTCTCCAAGGCCGTGCTCTCGACGGACGAGCCGGACCTCCACTTCCTTCCCTCAGGGGGCGATGGCCTCTCGACGGCGGGACAGGGCAGGGAGAGGGCGACGATCCCGATCGAGGCGATGAACGACTTCCTGGATGACATGAGCAGGGTCTACCGGGTCGTCCTGGTCGATTGCCCGTCGATCCTCGAGCATCCGGACTCGCCCGCCCTTGCGGGGCTGACCGACGGGGTTCTGCTCGTCGTCCGCGCGAACCGTACCCGGAGGGAGATCGTGCAGAGGGCGCTGCTCCTCATGCGCGGGGCCCGCTGCCCCGTCCTGGGCATCGTCCTGAACCAGAGGCGCTACCCGATTCCAGAGTTCATCTACCGGCGGCTCTAGGGGCCGACCACCCATCCCGGAACCGGTGGCCACGCCCGCGCCAGATCGGATTCGCATCGGATTCCCCGCGCCGTCCGTCTTGAGCCGCCAGGACTGGGTCGCCGAGCGGGCGGCCGAGGCGCTGCCGGTCATCACCCAGGTCCTCCTGGAAGAAGCGCGGGGACACGATCCCCTGCTTGTTTTCCTCGCGGGAAGCGGGGTCCACGGAGAGCTCTGCGGGATCGTCGATCCGACCGGCGCGAGGCGCTTTCTCTCCGATCTGGATGTCGGGCTGCTCACCGAGCGAAGGATTCCCAGGGATCTCCGCGAGAGGATCGCGGCACGGCTCGTCCGCTCGAGCGCCGAAGGGCCGCAGCCGCGCGTCGGGTACTTCTGCCGCGAGGACAGGGGCAAGCAGTCTCCGACTCTGGGCCTGGTCGAGGCGGCGCGCTGCGGCTACGTCCTCTCAGGCGATCCGGGCCTGTTCGCCGCGCTCGAGATGCCGCTCCCGCGACAGATCCCCGCGTGGGAGGGCAGGCGGCTGCTCTGCAATCGAGCGATCGAGTGGTTGTCCGATTCAAGGCCCGAGAAGGGACGTCTCTCCGGCGTCTACGCCGCGGCCAAGCTTCACGCCGACGCCGCGGCCGTGATCCTGCTCGCGCGCGGCATCTACTCCGGCGGCGGCTACGACACGAGGACGCGCGCGCTCGGAGGGATCGATCTTGATGCCGGTCTCCGCTCTCGGATCGAGGCCTGGACGCGCTGGCGCCTTCTTCCCTCATGGTCCGGCGTCCCGGGGGGAGGGAGCCTCGATGAGCTCGCCGGCTCCGAGGCCCTCCGCCTGGATCTCGTCGAGACCCTGCGCAAGACGATGCAGGAGGCTGCGGGGTCCGACTCGGCCGGGCGCTTCTTGAACGGTTCGCCCGCGAGGGGCCGCGCCTGGGGGCGCGCCTGGAAGAGATGGCTCGCGCTGCACCCCCGGGCGCTTCTCGGCCTGCGGCCGGGCGCGCTGCGCCGGACGCCGCGCGTGCTCTTGTGGGAAGCGACCCTCCACTTCCTCCTTGGGCGCGATGAGGATGCCGCCGCCGTCATGGGCCGGCTCCTCGGAACCCGCGCGACGACCCGCCTGGCATCGGCTACCTTCATCTCAGGGATCGGGCGGGCCATGGACAGAGAGGGGGTCGATGGATGAGCGGCGCGGAGCGAAGGGACCTGTCCCTCGTCTTCCTGATCGACGCCCTGGGGCACGAGATCGTCGGCAAGGGAGGGTTCCTGGACGGGATGGTCCGCGGGGAGCGCCCCGTTGTCAGGACGATCCTCGGCTACTCCTCGGGCGCGCTGCCGAGTCTCTTCACGGGCCTGCCGCCGAATCGGCATGGACACTGGAGCATGTACAGGCGCGCGTCCGGCAAATCGGTCTTCAGCAAGTACTCTCGCTTGCTGAGGCTCGTGGGCCGGCTTCCGCGCGGGCAGTGGCGCGCCCGCAGGTGGCTCGCCCGCAGACTCCGTCGCGACGGCGTCACCGGCTACTTCTCTCTCTATGAGATTCCCCTGCGGATGCTCCCGGAGTTCGATCTCTGCGCGCGGAGGAACTACTACCTGCCGGGCGGGTTCGATGGGGCCCGAAGCCTCTTCGATCATCTGGCCCAGGCGGAAATCCGGCACAGAGTCTGGGACTGGACGGTCCCGGAAGAGCGGGCCTTCGATGAGATGCGGGAAGCCGCGGCGGCCGGGAAGGAGGACTTCCTCTTTCTCTACACGGGCAGCCTGGACGGGACGATGCACACGCACGGTCCTGCTTCCGCCGCCGCGAGGAGATGGCTCGAGGCCTGCGAGGGGAAGATCACGGCCATCGTGGACGCGGCGCGCGTCGCGGGACGCAGGACCCGGCTGCGCGTCTTCGGGGACCATGGGATGGCCCCCGTGCGAAGGCATGTCGATCTGATGTCCCTGCTGGAACTGGCGCCCGTTCGCGAGCGGCGCGGGACGATGGCTTTCCTCGACAGCACGATGGCGCGCTTCTGGTTCGAGTCGGACGCCGCGCGGAGGGTTCTTGCGGAGCGCCTCTCCGCATGCGAAGGAGGGCGCTTCCTCTCCGATGAGGAGATGAGAGAGCACGGGATCGATTTTCCGGATCGCTCTTACGGTGAAATGGTCTGGCTCTGCGATCCGGGCGCCGTGATCCTGCCGAGCCACATGGGATCCTCCCCGCTGCTCGGGATGCACGGATACGATCCCGATGATCCCCACTCCCACACGACGCTTCTCGCCGACCCGCCGCCGGACCGGTTCCCCACCTCGATCCTCGAGATCGCGCCTCTTCTCCTCTCGGAGCTGGGCGTGAGGATGGAGGTCTCGTGAAACGCCGCTGGGTCGTGATCCTGGGGATCGTCCTGAGCGCCCTCTTCCTCCACCTGGCGGCGCGCGGGGCGAAGCTCGATCGAATGATCGAGAGCCTCAAGCATGCCCAGTACATCTACATGATCCCATGCGCTCTGCTGACGCTCCTGGCCTTCTGGATCCGCGCGTTGCGGTGGAGGTTCCTCCTCCACGCCGTCGGGCCGATCCCGCAGGGGACTCTCTACTCCGCGACGATGATCGGCTTTCTGGCGAACAACATCCTCCCTGCGCGGCTGGGCGAGCTCGTCCGCGCGCACGTCGTGGGGACGCGGGCGGGGATCAGCCGCAGCGCGGCGCTGGCCAGCATCGTCGTCGAGAGGATCTTCGACCTGTTCACCCTCCTCGCCCTCTTTGCGGTGGGAGTTCTGGTCGCGCGCTTCCCCGGGGGACTGGGGACGGTCGCGCTGATCGGCCTCATGATCGGCCTCATCACGCTGATCCTCCTGATGATCTGGAACCGGCATCCGAAGTTCTTCCTCGAGCGTCTGCTGCGCCTGACTCCGGCCCGCCTCCGGGCAAGGGTCGAGCGCCTCGGCGTGGGCTTCCGCGAGGGGCTCGGAGTCTTCAACAAGACCTCCTACATCTTCGCCGTGGGGCTTCTCTCGATCGCGATGTGGGCCTCGATCGTCGTCGTGATCTGGCTCTGTTTCATCTCCCTCTCGATCGAGGTCCCGCAGCCCCAGGGATCCCTCGTGGCGCTCGTCGTCATCTCGCTCGTCACGATGGTGCCGAGCGCTCCCGGTTTCGTCGGCACCCTGCAGGGAGGGGGGACGGCCGCGCTTCTCGTCTTCGGCGTGCCCAAGGAGCTGGGCCTCACATTCTCGATCATCTACCACGCGACGCAGTGGTTCCCCACGAACATCGTCGGGGCCTTCTATCTCCTGCGCGAGGGGCTGAGCCTCGGGCAGCTGAGCAGGCTTGCCGTGCAGCAGGACGGGGCGGGAGCCGCCGGACGGAGGGGCGAGGGCGATGGCCCATAGATCCTCGGCCCCCCCCTATCCGAC carries:
- the pnp gene encoding polyribonucleotide nucleotidyltransferase, with product MVQHFAVEIGGRKMSFETGRVARQASGAVWLQYGDTVVLSAVVSSREEILEKDFFPLVVDYREKQYAAGRIPGGFFKREGRPTEKEILSSRLIDRSIRPLFDKGFRFEVQVQADVLSSDQENDADVLALNATSCALAISNIPWAGPVAAVRVAKVNGELVLNPLSSQIDESALDVVVAGSEESLLMVEGRASEISEAELVELFAFAHEGIRSIIELQKKMIEAVGRPKRPYVRPEIPAPLREALAEAYGARVREVVSIPGKEQREEAMAELKAGAIERFAPDYPGAEKRIRGFLESIERDHLRSMILDEGKRADGRRPDEIRPIRCEVGVLPRTHGSALFTRGQTQALVVTTLGTSTDEQKIEELMGQSWKTFILHYNFPPFSVGEVRPNRGPGRREVGHGALAERGLTAIVPSNESFPYTIRVVSDILESNGSSSMASVCGGSLALMDAGVPVKGPVAGIAMGLVSDGSRAVVLSDILGIEDHLGDMDFKVTGTADGITAIQMDNKVGGLTLAVLEQALEQARKGRLHILEIMNQTLPKSREEISQYAPRILVIQIDPDKIRDVIGPGGKMIKKITEDTGATIDIEDTGQIKIACIDAAEAQRAVDIIRSLTEDPEIGRIYRGKVKRIVNFGAFVEILPGRDGLIHISELENHRVARVEDVVKEGDLVLVKVIGVDEEGKIRLSRRAALPAVAGKA
- a CDS encoding insulinase family protein gives rise to the protein MHRRGRGATRGRHHPQSHRGSGDRPDLQGKGEEDRQLRRLRGDPPGPRRLDPHIRAREPPGRARRGRRQGRRSRSREGDRSRRGREDPPLAQGGPPRRGREGIVPRGTSGTAVHRRSRVRFIRKLDRIRPNETVRKAILPGGLTILVEEVPQVHSLTLGVWIRTGSRDEPADLSGISHFIEHMVFKGTRSRSALQIAKKMEAVGGQLDAFTSREQTCYYARVFDEHLDIAMETMGDLLLNPLFSRDLVDREQGVIAEEIESYDNNPEEQVHDLISAEIWPNHPLGRPILGSRQTISRFGSRTLRRYHQERYTAPNVVVAASGHVSFDRVMELASRHLAFPPGAAPNGRFPLTRFRSRAVRHEKDVSQVSLCLAGRGPSYHDEDRHALAVVNMILGAGVSSRLFQKIREDEGLAYTVYSFMDVLRDTGLFGIYLGVAPEKARTVLALACREIAKLKRGGIRRWELESAKAQLLMSHLLSYESTYERMNRIAINEICYGRQSSLESVIERVQAIDRDEVEAALDRYLRPRRFGLITLGPAGKDYPGEGDWDF
- a CDS encoding dUTP diphosphatase is translated as MGVQRLRPLALLPVRMSAGASGWDLSACLESPLSLEPGRWAVVPTGIALGLPMGYEAQVRARSGLAARCGIGLLNAPGTVDSDYRGEICVILMNWGPERFEIKHGDRIAQLVFMKTAPVRLAWIGQVDETDRGAGGFGHTGIGRGTRKSP
- a CDS encoding DUF3108 domain-containing protein, producing MIPHLALSVGMILLAAAPGAGDAGAAGDPREKLSTDSLLILLGDQPRSPGLRDLAQRDPRRSAREAAAGHEAIRIGEKLTFSVRYGMIRAGEATMEVADTTSAFGHPCYHVVSRARSNSVFDTIYKVRDVVETWMDRERLFSRRFRKSLREGSYRATQDVEMDQENGFARYQDGRVFELVRGAHDVLSGFYYVRTLDLEVGQEIWLESHADRKNYPLKVLVMGRERIDSPVGEFDCLKLEPMLRTPGLFKHEGKLTIWLTDDERKMPILMKSKVPVVGSISVVLTSYERPR
- a CDS encoding polysaccharide export protein, whose protein sequence is MRVRASVPKEGMELRHLLAMVLAVAAAAPLLAGCGGSRPPAPVPYTSPAPETSAIEPEIDAYKILVHDELTTVVIGHPELSGPARVLPDGTMTVPGVGSLYVLGLSVGEATEKVNEAIATLVRFPQATVSVTNYGERRIFVMGEVTIPGDHAFHREMTAMAAIAQAGGFNDQAKRSSVVVLRRTGAADAAAFRLDARSILDGKDLAQDIKLRPFDIVYVPKTFIASLDVLVNQYFARLTPPFTLYLEGWNSFHADDTNIRFVAR
- a CDS encoding ATPase is translated as MYEAHFGFREPPFQITPDPRFLFLTRSHRDALAYLTRGIAERKGILVLTGEVGVGKTLMVRTLIDRLPPGVETAVVMNARLSFKHLLYLALLDFGIQPRARTKVELLLALQEFLLNLGRRDGTALLIVDEAQTLSTRSLEEFRLLSNLETSTQKMFQILLVGQPELKATLSLHSLRQLRQRIPGICDVSSLPPDSVAEYVEHRLNVAGGGRVSGLFSPEALEQVARFSKGIPRLVNQACDRSLMVGYASGADRIEREHVQEAVRGLEDGYLAPHAAAIESIGT
- a CDS encoding CpsD/CapB family tyrosine-protein kinase, with the protein product MSRRRCAVWKTAISPRTPRRSKASGPRGAMSNIFDALKRRERRREAAPAEGAIPLDPVDRAEVEPAAPLNFRISRELQRLRDRVDVELPRTRRRVLAVAAAVAGEGASTVCLQLARSMSTEGQGKVLLIDADLDRAALTLTGAIHAAEGRPGLLDVLAGSVELSKAVLSTDEPDLHFLPSGGDGLSTAGQGRERATIPIEAMNDFLDDMSRVYRVVLVDCPSILEHPDSPALAGLTDGVLLVVRANRTRREIVQRALLLMRGARCPVLGIVLNQRRYPIPEFIYRRL
- a CDS encoding alkaline phosphatase family protein, whose amino-acid sequence is MSGAERRDLSLVFLIDALGHEIVGKGGFLDGMVRGERPVVRTILGYSSGALPSLFTGLPPNRHGHWSMYRRASGKSVFSKYSRLLRLVGRLPRGQWRARRWLARRLRRDGVTGYFSLYEIPLRMLPEFDLCARRNYYLPGGFDGARSLFDHLAQAEIRHRVWDWTVPEERAFDEMREAAAAGKEDFLFLYTGSLDGTMHTHGPASAAARRWLEACEGKITAIVDAARVAGRRTRLRVFGDHGMAPVRRHVDLMSLLELAPVRERRGTMAFLDSTMARFWFESDAARRVLAERLSACEGGRFLSDEEMREHGIDFPDRSYGEMVWLCDPGAVILPSHMGSSPLLGMHGYDPDDPHSHTTLLADPPPDRFPTSILEIAPLLLSELGVRMEVS
- a CDS encoding flippase-like domain-containing protein, yielding MKRRWVVILGIVLSALFLHLAARGAKLDRMIESLKHAQYIYMIPCALLTLLAFWIRALRWRFLLHAVGPIPQGTLYSATMIGFLANNILPARLGELVRAHVVGTRAGISRSAALASIVVERIFDLFTLLALFAVGVLVARFPGGLGTVALIGLMIGLITLILLMIWNRHPKFFLERLLRLTPARLRARVERLGVGFREGLGVFNKTSYIFAVGLLSIAMWASIVVVIWLCFISLSIEVPQPQGSLVALVVISLVTMVPSAPGFVGTLQGGGTAALLVFGVPKELGLTFSIIYHATQWFPTNIVGAFYLLREGLSLGQLSRLAVQQDGAGAAGRRGEGDGP